A single region of the Marinobacter salinus genome encodes:
- a CDS encoding TRAP transporter small permease subunit, whose amino-acid sequence MSQSSSYRRASERGVFGGYIRCMDAVSVAAAIVAGALLALGVLSVVHMVFVRYVLGESTVWQTEFTTFAITASMLLGTPYVLKTGGHVAVTVLPDALRGFPKRLMRLSASLVGLAFCLALTYGCWYYLYEAYAFDWTTGTVWNPPLWPAILPVAVGAALLSLQYVAEILRGEL is encoded by the coding sequence ATGTCCCAATCTTCCAGTTATCGACGAGCCTCAGAACGAGGTGTGTTTGGCGGGTATATCCGCTGCATGGATGCCGTTTCAGTGGCCGCCGCAATTGTAGCGGGTGCTCTGCTTGCGCTCGGTGTGCTGTCCGTTGTTCACATGGTGTTTGTTCGATATGTGTTGGGTGAGAGCACTGTCTGGCAAACCGAGTTCACGACCTTTGCGATTACGGCGTCCATGCTTCTGGGTACGCCTTATGTTTTGAAAACCGGTGGACATGTTGCGGTAACGGTCTTACCCGACGCACTGCGGGGCTTCCCCAAGCGCCTTATGCGTTTGTCCGCTTCACTGGTGGGCCTGGCCTTCTGTCTGGCACTGACATACGGCTGCTGGTACTACCTCTATGAAGCTTACGCTTTTGACTGGACCACAGGTACAGTCTGGAATCCGCCTCTTTGGCCGGCAATCCTGCCGGTGGCTGTTGGCGCCGCTCTGCTGTCGCTGCAATACGTGGCAGAAATCCTGCGAGGAGAGCTCTAA
- a CDS encoding malonyl-CoA decarboxylase, which yields MNMSFLQELFSNITQRDALQRKFGNKKRSYDHRDLITACEELLHSDGEAASIVLASRALDIYQSLGDEEKQAFFEVLAKQFSADPDRIDKAYRDYRNDRSNKHLAVLFDVAEPLRQELLRRLNLAQGATYELVKMRQDFLALMKGHKDFESINADFVHLFASWFNRGFLVLKRIDWTTPASILEKIIRYEAVHKIEGWDDLRRRLDNRDRRCFGFFHPAIGDEPLIFVEVALTKGIPNRIQPILADEQYDIDAPELADSAAFFGISNCQVGLRGISFGNFLIKQVVQELKQELPNLKNFVTLSPLPMFRSWLEKTYHPDSGLLTPEAQATLSLLDNPDWAANEELQNRLNEVVRPLAARYLLKEKNSENLPLNPVARFHLGNGAELHRINWLGDVSENGMKQSAGLMVNYLYVLENIERNNEKYTMNGEIVCSPSVRELGKLGRKLFQGELEK from the coding sequence ATGAACATGAGTTTTTTGCAGGAGCTGTTCAGCAATATCACCCAGCGTGATGCCTTGCAGCGTAAGTTTGGAAACAAAAAACGCAGCTACGATCATCGGGACCTGATCACTGCCTGCGAAGAGTTGCTTCACAGTGATGGTGAAGCCGCCAGCATCGTGTTGGCGAGCCGGGCTCTGGACATCTACCAATCCCTCGGTGATGAAGAGAAACAGGCCTTTTTCGAGGTGCTGGCAAAGCAGTTTTCGGCCGACCCGGACAGGATCGATAAGGCTTACCGGGATTATAGAAATGACCGGTCCAACAAACACCTGGCGGTGCTGTTCGACGTTGCAGAGCCTCTCCGGCAGGAATTGCTACGGCGTCTGAACCTGGCTCAGGGGGCAACCTATGAGCTGGTCAAAATGCGCCAGGATTTCCTGGCGCTGATGAAGGGGCACAAAGATTTCGAGTCCATTAATGCGGATTTCGTTCATCTTTTTGCTTCCTGGTTCAACCGTGGCTTCCTTGTACTCAAGCGAATTGACTGGACAACTCCGGCCTCAATACTGGAAAAAATCATTCGCTACGAAGCTGTGCACAAGATAGAGGGATGGGATGACCTGCGCCGGAGGCTGGACAACAGGGATCGCCGCTGCTTCGGGTTCTTCCACCCCGCCATAGGCGATGAGCCTCTGATTTTCGTTGAGGTAGCGCTGACCAAGGGTATCCCGAACCGCATCCAGCCCATTCTGGCGGATGAACAATATGACATTGATGCGCCTGAGTTGGCGGATTCCGCCGCATTCTTTGGTATCAGCAACTGCCAGGTCGGGCTCAGGGGCATCTCGTTCGGTAATTTTCTGATCAAACAGGTGGTGCAGGAGCTGAAGCAGGAATTGCCCAACCTGAAAAATTTCGTGACGCTTTCCCCGCTACCAATGTTCCGGAGCTGGCTCGAGAAAACCTATCACCCGGATTCCGGCCTGCTGACGCCGGAAGCACAAGCCACGCTGAGTTTGCTGGACAACCCGGACTGGGCTGCCAATGAGGAGCTACAGAATCGTCTTAACGAGGTTGTTCGGCCGCTGGCGGCCCGCTATCTGCTGAAAGAAAAGAACAGCGAAAACCTGCCGCTGAACCCGGTGGCGAGGTTCCACCTGGGTAACGGCGCGGAGCTGCACCGGATTAACTGGCTGGGAGACGTGTCGGAAAACGGCATGAAACAGTCCGCCGGGCTGATGGTCAACTACCTGTATGTTCTCGAGAACATCGAACGCAACAATGAAAAATACACAATGAACGGCGAAATCGTCTGTTCCCCGAGCGTACGTGAGCTGGGCAAGCTTGGTCGAAAATTGTTTCAAGGAGAACTCGAAAAATGA
- a CDS encoding SulP family inorganic anion transporter has protein sequence MVNTLKNQWLSNVRGDLLAGIVVALALIPEAIAFSIIAGVDPKVGLYASFCIAVIIAFVGGRPGMISAATAAMAVLMVTLVKEHGLQYLLAATLLTGVIQVVAGYLKLGSLMRFVSRSVVTGFVNALAILIFMAQLPELTNVTWHVYAMTAAGLGIIYLFPLIPVVGKVLPSPLVCIVALTAVAVVLGLDIRTVGDMGALPDTLPIFLWPDVPLNLETLMIILPYSLPLAVVGLLESMMTATIVDDLTDTESDRNRECKGQGIANIGSGLIGGMAGCAMIGQSIINVKSGGRTRLSTLTAGVFLLIMVLVLDNLLVQIPMAALVAVMIMVSIGTFSWESIRNLKEHPLSTNIVMLVTVIVVVATHNLAFGVLAGILLAAMFFANKIGHYMLVTPELDEQTDTRTYRVVGQVFFSSSEKFLQSFDFKEAVDNVVIDLSRAHFWDITAVGALDKAVIKFRREGSDVEVIGLNEASATIVDRFGVHDKPEAVDQLMGH, from the coding sequence ATGGTTAATACCCTGAAAAACCAATGGTTATCCAACGTTCGCGGAGATCTTCTCGCCGGCATCGTAGTCGCTTTGGCTTTGATACCCGAGGCCATTGCCTTCTCGATCATCGCTGGCGTCGATCCCAAAGTGGGGCTATATGCCTCGTTTTGTATCGCTGTCATTATCGCATTTGTCGGTGGCCGTCCTGGAATGATCTCGGCCGCGACCGCCGCCATGGCGGTATTGATGGTAACGCTTGTTAAAGAACATGGGCTTCAGTATCTGCTGGCGGCCACGCTGCTGACGGGTGTTATCCAGGTTGTTGCCGGTTATCTGAAGCTGGGCAGCCTGATGCGGTTCGTCTCACGTTCGGTGGTTACCGGGTTCGTAAACGCTTTGGCAATCCTGATTTTTATGGCCCAACTACCGGAGCTGACGAACGTCACCTGGCATGTGTATGCCATGACGGCGGCCGGGCTGGGCATTATTTACCTGTTCCCCCTGATTCCCGTGGTCGGAAAGGTTCTGCCATCCCCATTGGTGTGCATCGTGGCTCTGACTGCAGTGGCTGTTGTGCTGGGCCTGGATATCCGTACGGTGGGTGATATGGGCGCACTGCCTGACACGCTGCCGATATTCCTGTGGCCGGATGTCCCGCTGAACCTGGAAACCCTGATGATTATCCTGCCGTACTCCTTGCCGCTGGCGGTGGTCGGCCTGCTGGAATCGATGATGACGGCAACCATTGTGGACGACCTGACGGATACCGAGAGCGACCGGAACCGCGAGTGTAAAGGCCAGGGTATTGCCAATATCGGTTCTGGCCTGATTGGTGGTATGGCGGGCTGCGCGATGATCGGCCAGTCAATAATCAATGTGAAATCAGGCGGCCGTACCCGCCTTTCCACCCTGACGGCGGGCGTTTTCCTGTTGATCATGGTGCTGGTGCTGGACAACCTGCTGGTGCAGATTCCAATGGCGGCTCTTGTGGCTGTCATGATTATGGTCTCCATTGGTACCTTCTCCTGGGAATCCATTCGAAACCTCAAGGAACACCCGCTGTCCACCAACATCGTGATGCTGGTGACGGTGATTGTGGTTGTAGCGACTCACAACCTGGCCTTCGGTGTACTGGCAGGCATCCTGCTGGCAGCGATGTTCTTTGCCAACAAGATTGGCCATTACATGCTGGTAACCCCGGAGCTGGATGAGCAAACCGATACCCGCACCTACAGGGTTGTGGGTCAGGTATTCTTCAGTTCATCGGAAAAGTTCCTTCAGTCCTTTGATTTCAAGGAAGCAGTCGATAATGTGGTAATTGATCTGAGCCGCGCTCATTTCTGGGATATCACGGCGGTGGGAGCCCTGGACAAGGCCGTCATCAAATTCCGACGTGAAGGTTCAGACGTCGAAGTGATCGGGTTGAATGAGGCCAGTGCCACCATCGTTGACCGGTTCGGCGTGCACGATAAGCCTGAAGCCGTTGATCAGCTGATGGGGCACTGA
- a CDS encoding MgtC/SapB family protein gives MDDVTAQFLTSHQTTIHLAIALLLGAIIGLERGWDAREQKSGERIAGIRTFALVGLLGGISAVLAKEVTEWAFPVLLLSVVAMGIAAFSERLEHIRNFSITGMVGLVLTFCFGAIAVAVDPVMATAAAVITAIILDKKAEIHGWVYKLKDHELDAALKLLLISVVMLPLLPNQKMGPGGVLNPREIWWMVVMIASISFVGYFAIRVAGPRKGILFTSLFAGLSSSTALTLHFARQSEKTPQLSPQFATGILIACGTMFPRILVYCAVINRDLLPSLIWPVLTMTALLYGPAFFIWRRHSEQLHVSQPALSQNPLDLTSALVFGLLLTAILLLGEFLKSWLGDAGIYMLAASSGVADVDAITLSLTRMSNNSLAMNTAVIGIVIAAATNNLVKSGMAWSLGNRQTGLLVAGPMVLSLAAGLAVAWFQ, from the coding sequence ATGGATGATGTAACTGCGCAGTTTCTCACTTCTCACCAGACCACGATCCACCTAGCCATCGCCCTGTTATTGGGTGCCATTATTGGTCTGGAACGGGGATGGGATGCGCGGGAACAAAAGTCCGGAGAGCGCATCGCGGGCATACGGACGTTTGCCCTGGTCGGGTTACTGGGTGGCATTTCCGCGGTTTTGGCAAAAGAGGTAACGGAATGGGCATTTCCGGTGCTGCTGCTCAGCGTCGTTGCTATGGGTATTGCCGCGTTCAGCGAGCGACTTGAGCATATCCGTAATTTCAGCATCACCGGCATGGTGGGCCTGGTGCTTACCTTCTGCTTCGGTGCCATTGCGGTCGCCGTGGACCCGGTGATGGCAACCGCAGCCGCCGTCATAACCGCCATCATCCTGGACAAAAAAGCGGAGATTCACGGCTGGGTATACAAGCTCAAAGACCACGAGCTGGATGCCGCACTCAAGCTCCTGCTGATTTCGGTGGTGATGCTGCCACTCTTGCCAAATCAGAAGATGGGCCCGGGCGGCGTGCTGAATCCACGGGAAATCTGGTGGATGGTGGTCATGATCGCGTCGATTTCGTTTGTCGGCTATTTTGCGATCCGTGTCGCCGGCCCCCGAAAAGGCATTCTGTTCACCAGCCTGTTTGCCGGGCTCAGCTCGTCAACGGCTCTGACTCTGCACTTTGCACGCCAATCGGAAAAAACGCCGCAGCTGAGTCCCCAGTTCGCGACCGGCATTCTGATTGCCTGTGGCACCATGTTTCCACGCATACTGGTGTACTGTGCTGTGATTAACCGGGACCTGCTGCCCAGTCTGATTTGGCCAGTGCTCACAATGACCGCTTTACTTTATGGACCCGCCTTCTTCATCTGGCGCCGTCACTCTGAGCAGCTCCACGTGAGCCAGCCGGCCCTTAGCCAGAATCCTCTGGACCTCACCTCTGCCCTCGTTTTCGGCCTGCTGCTTACCGCCATTCTGTTGTTGGGCGAATTCCTGAAAAGCTGGCTTGGAGATGCGGGTATCTACATGCTGGCTGCCAGTTCCGGTGTGGCCGATGTCGATGCAATAACCCTGTCACTCACTCGTATGTCCAACAATTCGCTGGCAATGAATACCGCTGTCATCGGTATCGTGATTGCTGCCGCCACGAACAACCTGGTGAAATCCGGAATGGCATGGAGCCTGGGAAACCGGCAGACAGGCCTGCTCGTGGCGGGGCCCATGGTGCTGTCTCTGGCTGCAGGCCTGGCGGTGGCCTGGTTCCAGTAA
- the alkB gene encoding DNA oxidative demethylase AlkB: MTPDLFDDLPAEHLPEIIAEGAVILRRFALDRAERLLGVIGEVTELAPLRRMKTPGGHAMSVAMSCCGEQGWVTDTRGYRYQSDDPLSGRPWPSMRDVFRTLAREAASAAGYEGFCPDACLINRYEPGAKMGLHQDRDEHDFKQPIVSVTLGLSQVFQFGGLRRNERPVNIPLHHGDVVVWGGPARLRYHGVLTLKAGDHPLTGPCRYNLTFRRAR, encoded by the coding sequence ATGACACCCGATCTCTTTGATGACCTGCCCGCCGAGCACCTACCTGAAATCATCGCCGAGGGCGCAGTCATCTTGCGCCGGTTCGCTTTGGATCGTGCAGAACGATTGCTTGGTGTGATCGGTGAAGTGACAGAGCTTGCCCCTCTTCGAAGAATGAAAACACCGGGCGGGCATGCCATGTCAGTTGCGATGAGTTGTTGTGGGGAACAAGGCTGGGTCACGGATACGCGGGGCTACCGTTATCAATCGGACGACCCGTTGTCCGGCCGTCCGTGGCCTTCAATGCGTGATGTCTTCCGGACATTGGCAAGAGAGGCTGCATCAGCGGCAGGCTATGAGGGGTTTTGCCCGGACGCCTGCCTGATCAACCGGTATGAGCCCGGTGCCAAGATGGGGCTGCACCAGGACAGGGACGAGCATGACTTCAAGCAACCCATTGTCTCGGTAACTCTTGGGCTATCTCAGGTGTTCCAGTTCGGAGGTCTGCGGCGAAACGAGCGGCCGGTGAATATTCCATTGCACCACGGCGATGTTGTGGTTTGGGGAGGCCCCGCCCGGCTGCGTTATCATGGTGTGCTCACACTCAAGGCCGGTGACCATCCGTTAACCGGCCCCTGCCGGTACAATCTGACGTTCCGCCGTGCCCGCTGA
- a CDS encoding GntR family transcriptional regulator encodes MKRSSTQKLKDALEEDIINGRLLPGEKLDHDALAKQYGVSRTPIREAVQQLVVSGLVTVRPKKGTFVAKVGFDQLIEMFEVMAELEGMCGRLAARRIQPDELEALRAALHRCEEPEVMADPDDYYYENEEFHNCIYSASHNSFLASEARQLKQRLKPYRRLQLQARNRVHNSVEEHRKIFEAIEMGKEREAEQHLKEHVMIQGARFSDFVSQVKEFGDSSRKAS; translated from the coding sequence ATGAAGCGTTCAAGTACCCAGAAGCTGAAAGACGCCCTTGAAGAAGACATCATTAATGGCCGTCTGCTCCCCGGCGAGAAGCTTGATCACGATGCCCTGGCCAAACAATATGGCGTGTCCCGGACACCGATTCGTGAGGCTGTACAGCAACTGGTGGTCAGCGGTCTGGTGACTGTGAGGCCCAAAAAAGGCACCTTCGTCGCCAAAGTAGGTTTTGATCAGTTGATCGAGATGTTCGAGGTGATGGCGGAACTGGAAGGCATGTGCGGGCGACTCGCGGCCAGAAGGATTCAGCCAGACGAACTTGAGGCCTTGCGCGCAGCACTACATCGCTGCGAGGAACCAGAGGTTATGGCCGATCCGGACGACTACTATTACGAAAACGAAGAGTTCCATAATTGCATCTACTCTGCCAGCCACAATAGCTTCCTGGCCTCAGAGGCAAGGCAGCTAAAACAGCGTTTAAAACCGTATCGTCGTCTGCAGTTACAGGCCCGAAACCGGGTTCATAACTCTGTTGAAGAACACCGTAAGATCTTTGAGGCGATCGAGATGGGAAAAGAGCGAGAAGCCGAGCAACACCTGAAAGAGCATGTGATGATTCAGGGTGCCCGGTTCAGCGACTTTGTATCGCAGGTCAAGGAGTTTGGCGACTCTTCCAGGAAAGCCTCCTGA
- a CDS encoding universal stress protein: MTQTKESGNDRSQNNNHKDQQGEVEMLRVVACIDGSRAAPAVCDYAAWASRHMETPMTLLHVLDEERYPAEPDLAGSIGLGSREQLLDELAELDRKRSKLALEHGHHMLDEAERRVKAAGVNDVAKRQRHDDLTESLLSLENQTRLLVMGLHGESSSDRDIHIGSQLETVIRSVHRPILLVPDQFRAPQSAMLAFDGSATAFKGVELLAGSPVLKGMPLHLVMIGPDTNDRWEQLKKAEKMLGGLESEITLAIRAGDVEPALHAYQEEHDIDILVMGAYGHSRIRQFLVGSTTTTMLKTAEKPLVILR; this comes from the coding sequence ATGACCCAGACCAAGGAATCCGGCAACGATCGCAGTCAGAATAACAACCACAAGGATCAGCAAGGCGAGGTTGAGATGTTACGAGTAGTAGCCTGTATTGACGGTTCCCGCGCTGCACCGGCTGTGTGTGACTACGCCGCCTGGGCAAGCCGGCACATGGAAACACCCATGACGCTGCTTCACGTTCTGGATGAAGAGCGCTATCCCGCTGAGCCGGATCTCGCTGGCAGCATTGGCCTGGGCAGTCGGGAGCAATTGCTGGATGAGCTGGCGGAGCTTGATCGCAAGCGCTCGAAGCTGGCACTTGAGCATGGTCATCATATGCTCGATGAAGCCGAGCGCCGGGTGAAGGCAGCAGGCGTTAATGACGTGGCCAAGCGTCAGCGCCATGATGACCTGACGGAGTCGCTGCTTTCGCTCGAAAACCAGACCCGCCTGCTGGTGATGGGACTGCATGGGGAGAGCAGTTCCGATCGTGACATTCATATTGGTAGCCAGCTTGAAACCGTCATTCGGAGCGTGCACCGGCCAATTCTGCTGGTGCCGGACCAATTCAGGGCGCCTCAAAGTGCCATGCTGGCCTTTGATGGCAGTGCCACTGCGTTCAAAGGTGTTGAATTGCTGGCCGGTAGTCCGGTGTTGAAGGGGATGCCGCTGCATCTTGTAATGATTGGCCCGGACACCAATGACCGCTGGGAACAGCTGAAAAAGGCGGAGAAGATGTTAGGCGGCCTCGAATCGGAAATTACGCTGGCTATTCGTGCCGGAGATGTCGAGCCTGCGCTCCACGCCTATCAGGAAGAGCATGATATCGACATTCTCGTGATGGGCGCCTACGGCCATTCCCGCATTCGGCAGTTTTTGGTGGGCAGTACAACAACCACCATGCTGAAAACCGCAGAAAAGCCGCTCGTTATTCTTAGGTAA
- a CDS encoding TRAP transporter large permease: protein MDPVTSGILVVVVLLILMAIGTPIAFALGAVSLGALVLDRGIGELVYFGETFFGNVASFGFVAIPMFILMGAAVASSPTGRDLYRSLDLWMGKLPGGLAISNIAACSIFAALSGSSPATSAAIGKLGIPEMRKRGYPDGVAAGCIAAGGTLGILIPPSVTMIVYGISTETSIGRLFIAGAMPGLMLAALFMVWTLLACKLAGGYNSPNPVAQAAAQIKENVEGNLKALVRVLPFLLVVMGILFALYGGVATPSEAAGVGAFLCLVLAIVVYRMWQAKPIGIIMRDALRESVMIMLIIATAEIFAFALSSLFITQTVAGAIADMEVNRWVLMGVINLFLLVAGFFLPPVAVIVMAAPILLPIIVAANFDPYWFAVILTINLEIGLITPPVGLNLFIIKGIAPDIALRDILLGSLPYALCMILGILLLCFFPQIALWLPDLIMGAGS from the coding sequence ATGGATCCGGTAACTAGCGGTATTCTCGTCGTAGTTGTTTTGCTGATCCTGATGGCCATTGGCACCCCTATTGCGTTTGCACTGGGTGCGGTGTCACTTGGAGCCCTGGTTCTGGACCGTGGCATAGGCGAGTTGGTCTACTTTGGCGAAACCTTTTTCGGAAACGTTGCGTCTTTCGGCTTCGTTGCCATTCCCATGTTCATTCTGATGGGTGCGGCCGTCGCCTCGTCGCCCACGGGCCGGGATCTCTATCGGTCCCTCGATCTGTGGATGGGTAAACTGCCGGGTGGCCTCGCCATTTCCAATATCGCGGCCTGTTCTATTTTTGCTGCGTTATCCGGTTCGTCGCCGGCGACCAGTGCCGCTATCGGTAAGCTGGGTATTCCGGAGATGCGCAAGCGTGGCTACCCCGATGGTGTCGCCGCCGGATGTATCGCCGCCGGTGGTACCCTTGGCATTCTGATCCCGCCCTCGGTCACGATGATCGTCTACGGTATTTCGACCGAAACCTCCATTGGCCGCCTGTTCATCGCCGGTGCCATGCCGGGCTTGATGTTGGCCGCGCTGTTCATGGTCTGGACACTGCTTGCCTGCAAACTGGCCGGCGGCTACAACAGCCCCAATCCTGTGGCTCAGGCAGCGGCTCAGATCAAGGAAAACGTCGAAGGCAATCTAAAGGCGCTGGTGCGGGTCCTGCCGTTCCTGCTCGTGGTGATGGGCATTCTGTTTGCACTGTACGGCGGTGTGGCCACACCGTCCGAAGCTGCAGGTGTCGGAGCTTTCCTGTGCCTGGTACTGGCTATCGTGGTTTACCGGATGTGGCAGGCGAAGCCGATCGGCATCATCATGCGCGATGCACTGCGCGAGAGCGTGATGATCATGCTGATCATTGCCACGGCAGAAATCTTTGCGTTCGCCCTGTCATCGCTGTTTATTACGCAGACCGTTGCCGGTGCTATTGCTGACATGGAGGTAAACCGCTGGGTTCTTATGGGGGTTATCAACCTGTTCCTGCTGGTAGCCGGTTTCTTCCTGCCGCCGGTTGCCGTCATCGTTATGGCGGCACCCATTCTGTTGCCGATCATTGTCGCTGCCAACTTTGACCCTTACTGGTTTGCGGTCATTCTGACCATCAACCTGGAGATTGGACTGATCACGCCGCCTGTGGGTCTTAATCTGTTCATCATCAAGGGCATTGCCCCAGACATTGCGCTCCGGGACATTCTGCTGGGAAGTCTGCCGTACGCGCTGTGCATGATCCTCGGCATCTTACTGCTGTGCTTCTTTCCGCAGATCGCCCTGTGGCTGCCGGACCTGATTATGGGTGCCGGCTCCTGA
- a CDS encoding malonate--CoA ligase, translating into MNHNLFDTFAAKMQARGTANFITTPEGGKYSYADALAQTERMAGALRDLGVTPGDRVAVQVDKSPEAILLYLATLRIGGVYLPLNTGYTADEIGYFLGDAEPALFVCQPAALEAAKAIAAETDCPQVETLGASADGSLMDVVANADAYTGIEQRDEDDLAAILYTSGTTGRSKGAMLTHKNLGSNCKSLAEAWRFTENDRLIHALPIFHTHGLFVACNVILISGASLYFMSRFDVDTIIAAMPEGTALMGVPTFYTRLLQDDRLTPELTRNMRLFTSGSAPLTAETHQQFAKRTGHAILERYGMTETNMNTSNPYDGDRIAGTVGMPLPGVEIRITDPETGTHEPLPQGEIGMLEVRGPNVFKGYWRMPEKTRAELLEDGFFVTGDLALIDDRGYVQIVGRDKDLVISGGFNVYPKEVEQVIDEMPEVMESAVIGVPHPDFGEGVTAVVVLLPGEKLAEADVIKALAGHLAKYKQPKRVFFVEALPRNTMGKVQKKQLRDEYKDIYQGA; encoded by the coding sequence ATGAACCATAACCTGTTCGATACGTTTGCCGCCAAAATGCAGGCCCGTGGAACGGCCAATTTCATCACCACACCCGAGGGCGGCAAATACTCCTATGCCGATGCCCTGGCTCAGACTGAACGCATGGCGGGGGCGCTGAGAGATCTTGGTGTTACGCCCGGAGACCGGGTCGCGGTGCAGGTTGATAAGAGCCCTGAGGCCATTTTGCTGTATCTGGCAACCCTGCGGATCGGGGGCGTATACCTGCCGTTGAACACGGGTTACACGGCGGATGAGATTGGTTATTTCCTGGGGGATGCGGAGCCTGCTTTGTTCGTGTGTCAGCCCGCTGCGCTCGAGGCGGCGAAGGCGATTGCTGCTGAAACCGATTGCCCGCAGGTAGAAACCCTGGGTGCCAGCGCCGACGGCTCCCTGATGGACGTTGTTGCCAATGCGGATGCTTACACCGGTATCGAGCAGCGTGATGAAGACGATCTCGCTGCGATTCTTTATACCTCAGGCACCACTGGGCGCTCAAAAGGCGCCATGCTGACCCACAAAAACCTGGGGTCGAACTGCAAGAGCCTCGCGGAGGCCTGGCGCTTCACTGAAAACGACCGCCTGATCCATGCCTTGCCTATCTTCCATACCCATGGCCTGTTTGTGGCCTGCAACGTCATCCTGATTTCCGGTGCCAGCCTGTACTTCATGTCCAGGTTTGATGTGGATACCATTATTGCCGCCATGCCAGAGGGCACTGCGCTCATGGGCGTGCCCACCTTCTATACCCGGCTTCTGCAGGATGACCGCCTCACGCCCGAGCTGACAAGGAACATGCGCCTGTTTACATCGGGCTCAGCCCCGCTGACGGCGGAAACCCATCAGCAGTTCGCGAAACGGACCGGGCATGCCATTCTCGAGCGTTACGGCATGACCGAGACCAACATGAACACCTCGAACCCCTACGATGGCGACCGTATTGCCGGCACCGTGGGAATGCCTCTGCCAGGTGTGGAGATCCGAATCACCGACCCGGAGACCGGGACCCATGAGCCACTGCCTCAGGGGGAAATCGGCATGCTGGAGGTTCGTGGCCCGAATGTATTCAAGGGCTACTGGCGTATGCCGGAGAAGACGCGGGCCGAGCTGCTTGAGGATGGCTTCTTTGTCACCGGTGACCTCGCCCTGATTGATGACCGTGGGTATGTCCAGATTGTCGGCCGTGACAAGGACCTGGTGATTTCCGGAGGTTTCAATGTTTATCCGAAGGAAGTCGAGCAGGTTATCGATGAAATGCCCGAAGTGATGGAATCTGCAGTTATTGGTGTGCCGCACCCGGATTTCGGTGAGGGCGTAACCGCTGTTGTGGTGCTGCTGCCCGGCGAGAAACTGGCAGAAGCGGATGTGATCAAGGCACTGGCCGGTCACCTGGCCAAATACAAGCAACCCAAGCGGGTCTTTTTTGTCGAAGCCTTGCCAAGAAACACCATGGGCAAGGTCCAGAAGAAGCAGCTCCGTGACGAGTACAAAGATATCTATCAGGGCGCCTGA
- the dctP gene encoding TRAP transporter substrate-binding protein DctP, with translation MKMPFAKLAIAASLSVFFSSVVAAETTLRVSHQFPGGKGDVRDEMVQLMAREVKAADVGLELQVYPGQSLFKAKEQWGALVRGRVDMISLPLDYASGRHPEFSATLMPGLVRNHERAQRLNDSEFMGMIKKVINDAGARVLADAWLAGGFASNKQCITSPDTVKGQTMRAAGPAFDEMLATAGASIASMPSSEIYTAMQTGVLDGANTSSGSFVSYRIYEQVTCLTAPGENALWFMYEPVLISDRSWNSLNAEQQAALTEAGQKAEAYFAKEAAGLDQKMADVFSENGVEVVQMSQENYEAWLNIAKESSYKTFAENVPNGQALIDAALAVE, from the coding sequence ATGAAGATGCCCTTCGCTAAACTGGCCATAGCGGCCTCCCTGTCTGTATTTTTTTCCAGTGTCGTTGCTGCCGAGACAACGTTGCGCGTCTCCCACCAGTTCCCGGGCGGGAAAGGGGATGTGAGAGACGAGATGGTGCAACTGATGGCACGGGAAGTTAAAGCTGCTGATGTCGGCCTCGAACTTCAGGTGTATCCGGGTCAGTCTTTGTTCAAAGCCAAAGAACAATGGGGTGCGCTGGTTCGTGGGAGAGTGGATATGATCTCCCTGCCGCTGGATTACGCAAGTGGTCGCCATCCTGAATTTTCCGCAACGCTTATGCCTGGCCTGGTCCGCAACCACGAGCGCGCCCAGCGCCTCAACGATTCCGAATTCATGGGTATGATCAAGAAAGTGATCAATGATGCTGGTGCCCGGGTTCTCGCCGATGCCTGGCTGGCGGGTGGTTTCGCCTCAAACAAGCAGTGCATCACTTCGCCGGATACGGTCAAGGGGCAAACCATGCGTGCTGCCGGTCCGGCGTTCGATGAAATGCTTGCGACAGCCGGCGCGTCCATCGCGTCTATGCCATCGTCGGAGATTTACACCGCCATGCAGACCGGTGTTCTGGACGGCGCTAATACCTCTTCAGGCTCCTTTGTATCCTACCGCATCTACGAGCAGGTGACCTGCCTGACCGCGCCGGGTGAAAACGCCCTCTGGTTCATGTATGAGCCGGTGCTTATTTCTGATCGCAGCTGGAACAGCCTGAATGCAGAGCAACAGGCCGCTTTGACCGAAGCCGGTCAGAAAGCGGAAGCGTACTTTGCGAAAGAGGCGGCGGGACTTGACCAGAAGATGGCCGACGTGTTCTCCGAGAACGGTGTCGAAGTAGTCCAGATGAGTCAGGAGAACTACGAGGCGTGGCTGAATATTGCCAAGGAGAGCTCTTACAAGACCTTCGCAGAGAATGTTCCCAACGGACAAGCCCTGATTGATGCTGCGCTGGCTGTCGAGTAA